One genomic region from Benincasa hispida cultivar B227 unplaced genomic scaffold, ASM972705v1 Contig261, whole genome shotgun sequence encodes:
- the LOC120069163 gene encoding pentatricopeptide repeat-containing protein At4g32450, mitochondrial-like yields the protein MCKKRAAIIARRSLVALCTAGSSCSSSASNKVLNLVRNLSVASEREECQNDNGYHADTSLQSYQTHGGFSSDNQNSGYYQHYSQSASLQSRPYEDNIDSFDAENSMQGQHKLSTSSVYGQRPGSSFANTSPMHETASRSYGQNYGGMPPNSYGFNQNHDEAYRETYQNTHHANPVSLNGNFVENGYNGVVAQDHNSYNGNNRRNFVHISNNELCGVDRSMSQNIQLERREIFSAYNGYNNEELQQNNYGVSGQNSWGTWTESKQYVHGTGLNYHNPISGLNNHIPLSRHYEQNSISQQHPQGQYQQGASVEQYKPNPDTNQSNMIGTQVVNNANGEGEIGMAKDRPHGATLEELDEFCREGKLKEAVQILEVLEKQHIPINLSRYLDLMNACGEARSLEEAKVVCNYVIKSQTPLKVSTYNKILEMYSKCGSMDDAYTIFNKMPSRNLTSWDTMITWLAKNGLGEDAIDLFYEFKKAGLRPDGKMFIGVFSACSVLGDVDEGMLHFESMTKNYGITPSMHHYVSIVDMLGSIGYVDEALEFIEKMPLEPGVDIWETMMNISRAHGLMDLGDRCCELVEHLDSSRLNEQSKAGLLPIKASDLEKEREKKKLANRNLLEVRSRVHEYRAGDTSHPENDRIYTLLRGLREQMKEAGYIPETRFVLHDIDQEGKYDALLGHSERLAVAYGLISSSARSPIRVIKNLRVCGDCHSALKIISKIVGRELIIRDAKRFHHFKDGLCSCRDYW from the coding sequence ATGTGTAAGAAAAGAGCTGCAATTATTGCTAGACGCTCCTTAGTAGCACTGTGCACTGCAGGATCTTCATGTAGCTCCTCAGCCTCAAACAAAGTCCTCAATCTAGTAAGAAATTTAAGTGTTGCTTCTGAAAGAGAGGAATGTCAGAACGATAATGGATATCATGCAGATACTTCTTTGCAGAGTTACCAAACCCATGGTGGATTTAGCAGTGATAACCAAAACTCTGGCTACTATCAGCATTATTCCCAAAGTGCTAGTTTGCAATCGAGGCCTTATGAAGACAATATAGATTCGTTTGATGCAGAAAACTCCATGCAGGGTCAGCACAAGCTATCCACTAGCTCGGTTTATGGGCAACGACCTGGGAGTAGTTTTGCAAATACTTCTCCTATGCATGAAACTGCTAGTAGATCTTATGGACAAAACTATGGTGGAATGCCTCCTAATTCTTATGGCTTTAACCAGAACCATGATGAGGCTTATAGAGAAACCTATCAAAATACTCATCATGCCAACCCAGTGTCTCTGAATGgtaattttgttgaaaatggCTATAATGGAGTGGTGGCTCAAGATCATAATAGTTACAATGGAAATAATCGAAGAAATTTTGTACATATAAGTAATAATGAGCTTTGTGGAGTTGATAGATCTATGTCTCAGAATATTCAACTTGAGCGTAGAGAAATTTTTTCTGCATACAATGGATATAACAATGAAGAACTGCAGCAGAACAATTATGGGGTTTCCGGACAGAATTCATGGGGCACATGGACAGAATCCAAACAATATGTACATGGCACTGGCCTAAATTACCACAATCCTATATCAGGACTAAACAATCATATTCCCCTCTCAAGACATTATGAGCAAAACTCTATTTCTCAGCAACATCCACAGGGACAATATCAACAAGGTGCCAGTGTAGAACAATATAAGCCAAACCCAGATACTAATCAGAGTAACATGATTGGTACTCAGGTAGTAAACAATGCTAATGGTGAGGGGGAAATTGGAATGGCTAAGGATCGCCCACATGGTGCTACCCTTGAGGAGCTTGATGAATTTTGCAGGGAAGGCAAGTTGAAGGAGGCTGTGCAAATATTGGAAGTGTTAGAGAAACAGCACATTCCCATCAATCTATCTCGGTATTTAGATTTGATGAATGCATGTGGGGAAGCAAGGTCCCTAGAAGAAGCCaaagttgtttgtaattacgTTATAAAATCTCAAACCCCTCTAAAAGTTAGCACctataacaaaattttggagATGTACTCTAAATGTGGTTCCATGGATGACGCCTATACAATATTCAATAAAATGCCTAGTCGCAACCTAACATCATGGGATACTATGATTACATGGCTTGCCAAGAATGGCCTAGGGGAAGATGCTATTGATCTTTTTTACGAGTTCAAAAAAGCTGGGTTGAGACCTGATGGAAAAATGTTCATTGGAGTTTTCTCCGCATGTAGTGTCTTGGGAGATGTTGATGAGGGGATGTTACACTTTGAATCAATGACTAAGAATTATGGCATTACTCCTTCCATGCATCATTATGTTAGTATAGTAGACATGCTGGGAAGTATAGGATATGTAGATGAAGCTTTGGAGTTCATTGAAAAGATGCCATTGGAGCCTGGGGTAGACATTTGGGAAACGATGATGAATATCTCTAGAGCTCATGGGTTGATGGACCTTGGAGATCGTTGTTGTGAGCTTGTTGAGCATCTTGATTCTTCTCGCTTAAATGAGCAGTCAAAAGCTGGCCTTCTACCGATAAAAGCTTCTGACcttgaaaaagagagagagaagaaaaaattagCTAATCGGAATCTTTTAGAAGTGAGGAGCCGAGTACATGAATATCGAGCTGGAGATACTTCTCATCCTGAGAATGACAGGATCTATACCTTGCTTAGGGGTTTGAGGGAACAAATGAAGGAGGCTGGTTACATACCAGAGACTCGATTTGTACTCCATGATATAGATCAGGAAGGCAAATATGATGCTCTACTTGGTCATAGTGAGAGACTTGCTGTTGCATATGGCCTAATTAGTAGTTCAGCCCGCTCGCCCATAAGAGTAATTAAGAACCTTCGTGTTTGTGGTGATTGCCATAGTGCACTTAagataatttcaaaaattgtgGGTCGAGAACTAATCATCCGTGATGCTAAGAGATTTCACCATTTTAAAGATGGATTATGCTCCTGCCGTGATTACTGGTGA
- the LOC120069165 gene encoding protein TRIGALACTOSYLDIACYLGLYCEROL 3, chloroplastic isoform X1 — protein sequence MVSISGSVFFPLTVPNCSARSRKVAVLDAHNSFCCKKKDQRRIVVCNCIAPPPYFKSDGSSAVNSNDSFRSEHLSPDNEDKDESDVLIECRNVYKSFGEKHILRGVSFKIRHGEAVGVIGPSGTGKSTILKIIAGLLSPDKGEVYIRGRKRFGLIDDEELSGLRIGLVFQSAALFDSLTVRQNVGFLLYENSSLSEEQISELVTENLAAVGLKGVEDRLPSELSGGMKKRVALARSIIFDNTRKEIEPEVLLYDEPTAGLDPIASTVVEDLIRSVHIKGEDASGKPGKIASYIVVTHQHSTIRRAVDRLLFLYEGKVVWQGMTDEFTTSTNPIVQQFASGSLDGPIRY from the exons ATGGTTTCTATATCGGGTTCCGTGTTCTTTCCATTAACTGTACCCAATTGTTCCGCTCGATCGCGTAAAGTAGCTGTTCTCGATGCGCACAATTCGTTTTGTTGTAAGAAAAAGGACCAGAGAAGGATTGTTGTATGTAATTGCATTGCGCCTCCGCCTTACTTCAAGAGTGATGGATCATCTGCTGTGAATTCCAAT GACTCATTTAGATCAGAACATTTAAGCCCAGATAATGAGGACAAGGATGAGTCTGATGTTCTTATTGAGTGTAGAAATGTCTACAAATCATTTGGAGAAAAACATATATTGAGAGGTGTGAGCTTCAAG ATTAGACATGGAGAAGCCGTGGGAGTCATTGGGCCTTCTGGTACTGGAAAGTCTACGATACTGAAAATCATTGCAGGTCTTCTTTCTCCAGACAAG GGAGAGGTATATATTCGAGGTAGAAAACGATTTGGTTTGATCGATGATGAGGAGCTATCTGGTCTTCGAATTGGATTG GTTTTTCAGAGTGCGGCACTTTTTGACTCGTTAACTGTTCGACAAAATGTTGGTTTTCTTTT GTATGAAAATTCGAGCTTGTCTGAAGAACAAATTTCAGAATTGGTAACTGAGAACTTAGCTGCTGTTGGGCTGAAG GGAGTTGAAGATCGGTTACCTTCTGAATTATCAGGTGGAATGAAGAAACGAGTTGCTTTAGCTAGGTCTATAATTTTTGATAACACAAGGAAAGAAATTGAGCCAGAG GTGCTCTTGTATGATGAACCAACTGCTGGACTGGACCCAATTGCATCAACTGTTGTTGAAGATCTTATACGTTCTGTACATATTAAGGGTGAGGATGCTAGTGGGAAACCTGGGAAGATTGCATCTTATATTGTAGTCACCCACCAACACAGTACCATCAGGAGAGCTGTTGACAG gttattatttttatatgagGGAAAGGTGGTCTGGCAAGGAATGACCGATGAATTTACAACATCTACAAATCCAATCGTTCAACAG TTCGCATCGGGAAGCTTGGATGGTCCGATTAGGTACTAG
- the LOC120069165 gene encoding protein TRIGALACTOSYLDIACYLGLYCEROL 3, chloroplastic isoform X2: MVSISGSVFFPLTVPNCSARSRKVAVLDAHNSFCCKKKDQRRIVVCNCIAPPPYFKSDGSSAVNSNDSFRSEHLSPDNEDKDESDVLIECRNVYKSFGEKHILRGVSFKIRHGEAVGVIGPSGTGKSTILKIIAGLLSPDKGEVYIRGRKRFGLIDDEELSGLRIGLGVEDRLPSELSGGMKKRVALARSIIFDNTRKEIEPEVLLYDEPTAGLDPIASTVVEDLIRSVHIKGEDASGKPGKIASYIVVTHQHSTIRRAVDRLLFLYEGKVVWQGMTDEFTTSTNPIVQQFASGSLDGPIRY, from the exons ATGGTTTCTATATCGGGTTCCGTGTTCTTTCCATTAACTGTACCCAATTGTTCCGCTCGATCGCGTAAAGTAGCTGTTCTCGATGCGCACAATTCGTTTTGTTGTAAGAAAAAGGACCAGAGAAGGATTGTTGTATGTAATTGCATTGCGCCTCCGCCTTACTTCAAGAGTGATGGATCATCTGCTGTGAATTCCAAT GACTCATTTAGATCAGAACATTTAAGCCCAGATAATGAGGACAAGGATGAGTCTGATGTTCTTATTGAGTGTAGAAATGTCTACAAATCATTTGGAGAAAAACATATATTGAGAGGTGTGAGCTTCAAG ATTAGACATGGAGAAGCCGTGGGAGTCATTGGGCCTTCTGGTACTGGAAAGTCTACGATACTGAAAATCATTGCAGGTCTTCTTTCTCCAGACAAG GGAGAGGTATATATTCGAGGTAGAAAACGATTTGGTTTGATCGATGATGAGGAGCTATCTGGTCTTCGAATTGGATTG GGAGTTGAAGATCGGTTACCTTCTGAATTATCAGGTGGAATGAAGAAACGAGTTGCTTTAGCTAGGTCTATAATTTTTGATAACACAAGGAAAGAAATTGAGCCAGAG GTGCTCTTGTATGATGAACCAACTGCTGGACTGGACCCAATTGCATCAACTGTTGTTGAAGATCTTATACGTTCTGTACATATTAAGGGTGAGGATGCTAGTGGGAAACCTGGGAAGATTGCATCTTATATTGTAGTCACCCACCAACACAGTACCATCAGGAGAGCTGTTGACAG gttattatttttatatgagGGAAAGGTGGTCTGGCAAGGAATGACCGATGAATTTACAACATCTACAAATCCAATCGTTCAACAG TTCGCATCGGGAAGCTTGGATGGTCCGATTAGGTACTAG